The Chitinophagales bacterium genomic interval CAGTAGAAAAATGATGTGTTTCCTTGATGGGTGCCATGTAAATCTGCGGATGCATCTTCATGTACTCATATAAGGAAGTAGTGCCCGATTTTGCCGCACCCACCACAAAAAAATTAGGAAGTTTTGATTCCCCTGTTGTATTCGTTTTCATCTCAGTTTTTTTTCCGGCTTCCATTCACTGCATCAGCTTCTTTGATCTTCTGCAGTTCACAGCTACATAGGCCTGCAGTGATCCTTCTGTGGTATTAATTAATCCAACTGCTTAAGTCTCGCTTGATGAGTTCCTGCAGTTTTAACACATCGGCGCGGTAGACCTTCTTTAACTGTTGCCTTGTTTCAGGCTGCAGTTCTTTCTTTTCAAGATTGTATTTATACACAGTACTCTGCACCTTTAAACGCATTTTGCGGCGCAAATCTTTCGGCAGCAGCTTACCCAGGAAATTCTTCACCGGGTTGGGTTTTTTCAGGAACCGGTTCAGTGATTCCGATTTCGGTTCACCGCTGGCATTCAGTTCATCACCAAAATCAAGCGGACAACGGTCAATCAGCAGGAAATCTTCCAGCGATTGAATGAGGCCGGAAGCGTCCGTACGCAAATCTTCATGCAGGTACACTTTCACATTCCTGAAATTTTCCATGTAGGCTTTCACCTGCTCATAGTACATGCCGCGGCCGGTATACTGATAGTCGAAATGCCAGTTATCCTTCATGCGCTGTGATTCTGTTTTCAGGGCCGCTTCAAAATCGAGCGATTCGGCGCCATCCCGGAGTTTATGCATATACTGGGAAAATGCACGCTCTGCCGGATTACGCAGCACGATCACAATGTTCACACTTTGCGGATCCGGATGAATGCGTTTGATATTCGCAATCGTTTTCGCATAGAAATAAAGGTAGGTGGTCGACGACTCACCACGGATTTTTTTATCCGCTCCTTCTTCAAACAGCGAGAGATATTCATCGAGGTGATTGACGAGGAAACGCGGCCTGGTGACGAGC includes:
- a CDS encoding sulfotransferase domain-containing protein, which encodes MTDKKCWPNLLIAGAAKAGTTSLHYALDQHPQVFMSRKKEPGYFAWPEEDLSFINNGKLVTRPRFLVNHLDEYLSLFEEGADKKIRGESSTTYLYFYAKTIANIKRIHPDPQSVNIVIVLRNPAERAFSQYMHKLRDGAESLDFEAALKTESQRMKDNWHFDYQYTGRGMYYEQVKAYMENFRNVKVYLHEDLRTDASGLIQSLEDFLLIDRCPLDFGDELNASGEPKSESLNRFLKKPNPVKNFLGKLLPKDLRRKMRLKVQSTVYKYNLEKKELQPETRQQLKKVYRADVLKLQELIKRDLSSWIN